A genomic region of Arachis hypogaea cultivar Tifrunner chromosome 5, arahy.Tifrunner.gnm2.J5K5, whole genome shotgun sequence contains the following coding sequences:
- the LOC112802759 gene encoding receptor-like serine/threonine-protein kinase At2g45590, with the protein MPSRQLLPHRRHHHHRSILLPLITATAASLLLLVLFLLFLRRRKRTSPSTTSNAGDDSKPPHRLSYTLLRRATNSFSSPLGHGGFGTVFSGTLPTPARTPVAVKLMDPTTTSQQGEREFHNELFFASVLRQSPHVVAAVGFSSDPKRRRFLLVYDLMVNGNLQDALLHRKCPELMQWNKRFSVALDIAKGVLFLHSCDPPVIHSDIKPSNILLDAEFNARIGDFGLARLKSDPNLDVLDGRGDFEKKKEGFLECDGGGVVVAVDDCETESVNTGCYFEEGSLGVDQSPECFVKVPNLETSPETSGAGVSASPEMAVTLAGAASLSPGFDKASSAQSEKGVKKNGKGMRSNSVRDWWWKQDNEEVAASGSGSNPVGESKTVKDYVMEWIGRDVDKERPKGEWVGGEGGQLGKQEKKKMKKKKSRKHQLEWWESMEEEKFDDVLKKEKRRPAREWWKEEYGEELEKKKKKKKKRKGLNSDDDDGNGSEWWVSDDVLYGDRNLKKAKSKSRNNRGGTDWWLEGLSGDLWRTRRNSFDSASGEIPKSGGVSSTPSMRGTVCYVAPEYGYSGDVSENCDVYSFGVLLLVIISGRRPLQVNGSPLSEFHRANLLSWARHCARNGKLVELVDQSIQSLDKDQALLCIKVALLCVLKSPARRPSMKEVVGMLSGELEPPQLPIEYSPSTPSRFPFKTRKKGR; encoded by the coding sequence ATGCCCTCCCGCCAACTCCTCCCTcaccgccgccaccaccaccaccgcagTATCCTTCTCCCGCTTATCACTGCCACCGCCGCCTCCCTCCTTCTCCTcgttctcttcctcctcttcctccgccGTCGCAAGCGCACCTCCCCGTCCACCACCTCCAACGCCGGAGACGACTCCAAGCCCCCCCACCGTCTCTCCTACACCCTCCTTCGCCGTGCCACCAACTCCTTTTCTTCCCCACTGGGCCATGGTGGCTTCGGAACCGTCTTCTCCGGCACCCTCCCTACTCCGGCGAGAACCCCCGTCGCAGTGAAACTCATGGACCCCACAACAACCTCGCAGCAAGGCGAGCGCGAGTTTCACAACGAGCTCTTCTTCGCCTCCGTGCTCCGCCAATCTCCCCACGTCGTCGCCGCCGTGGGATTCTCATCGGACCCAAAACGGCGCCGTTTCCTCCTCGTCTACGACCTCATGGTAAACGGAAATCTCCAAGACGCTTTATTGCATAGAAAGTGCCCTGAACTCATGCAGTGGAACAAGCGCTTCTCTGTTGCATTGGACATAGCAAAAGGTGTTCTTTTCCTTCATAGTTGTGACCCCCCTGTGATTCATAGTGATATTAAGCCCAGCAATATTCTCCTCGATGCTGAATTCAATGCCAGAATTGGGGATTTTGGACTTGCCCGTTTGAAATCGGATCCCAATTTGGATGTTTTGGATGGTAGGGGTGATTTTGAGAAGAAAAAGGAGGGGTTTTTGGAGTGTGATGGTGGTGGGGTTGTTGTTGCCGTGGATGATTGTGAAACGGAAAGTGTGAACACTGGTTGTTACTTTGAGGAGGGTAGCTTGGGTGTGGATCAATCTCCTGAGTGTTTTGTTAAGGTGCCCAACTTGGAGACCTCGCCGGAGACTAGTGGGGCTGGTGTGTCGGCCTCACCGGAGATGGCAGTAACATTGGCGGGGGCGGCGTCTCTGTCGCCGGGGTTTGACAAGGCTAGCAGTGCTCAGAGTGAGAAGGGTGTTAAGAAGAATGGGAAAGGGATGAGGAGTAATTCAGTGAGGGATTGGTGGTGGAAGCAGGACAATGAGGAGGTTGCAGCCTCAGGATCAGGATCAAATCCTGTTGGGGAGAGTAAGACGGTGAAGGATTATGTGATGGAGTGGATTGGGAGGGATGTTGATAAGGAAAGGCCAAAGGGCGAATGGGTTGGAGGAGAAGGTGGGCAATTGGGGaagcaagagaagaagaaaatgaagaagaagaagagtaggaAGCACCAATTGGAATGGTGGGAATCAATGGAGGAGGAGAAGTTTGATGATGTtctaaagaaggagaagaggaggcCGGCGAGAGAGTGGTGGAAGGAGGAGTACGGTGAAGAGctcgaaaagaagaagaagaagaagaaaaagaggaagggATTGAACAGCGATGATGATGATGGCAATGGGAGTGAGTGGTGGGTGAGCGATGATGTTTTGTATGGGGATAGGAATTTGAAGAAGGCCAAGAGCAAGAGCAGGAATAACCGTGGAGGCACAGATTGGTGGTTGGAGGGGCTAAGTGGCGACTTATGGAGAACTCGCCGGAACAGCTTCGATTCAGCTAGTGGAGAAATTCCAAAGAGTGGTGGTGTGAGTAGTACTCCAAGCATGAGGGGCACCGTTTGTTATGTTGCTCCGGAGTATGGCTACAGCGGAGATGTCTCAGAGAATTGTGATGTATATAGTTTTGGTGTCTTGTTGCTAGTTATCATTTCAGGGAGGCGACCCCTTCAGGTGAACGGTTCGCCATTGTCCGAGTTTCACCGTGCAAATCTGTTGTCTTGGGCGCGACATTGCGCTAGAAATGGGAAGCTCGTCGAGCTGGTTGATCAGTCTATTCAGTCATTAGATAAGGATCAGGCTCTTCTATGTATCAAGGTGGCTTTGCTTTGTGTGCTTAAGTCCCCTGCTCGCCGCCCTTCGATGAAAGAGGTTGTGGGAATGCTTTCCGGGGAGTTGGAGCCACCCCAATTGCCCATTGAATACTCGCCTTCGACCCCTTCTCGATTCCCATTCAAGACCCGGAAGAAAGGCCGGTGA
- the LOC112802761 gene encoding uncharacterized protein isoform X4: MSSVHIDIADDAAAAATDGFYSPAKQKAANRRPTVLTIQRARQTLCAAKVKLILAVLTFSFIIYVSSKLSSFMGWNPHYPSFVSSPSRGGYTVLINSWKQSSVLKQSVAHYASCRSVERIHVSWSGSEPPSEKLIARLNEIAVLKSEGAQKADFIFEVISGDQLASRFRPKSYPNTDAIFSVDDNVIVPCPSLDFAFSVWQTAPLSMVGFVPRTHSVNKEDGGQFGGRELIPWFSQRLHSFTGNTWTFMLICLRRFRTMLLTRGVVKTSQCPSSLLMLQVLLRYGSKAKSMRLGHLPLAV, translated from the exons ATGTCCTCCGTCCACATCGACATCGCCGACGATGCTGCCGCCGCAGCCACCGACGGTTTTTATTCTCCGGCCAAGCAGAAGGCCGCGAACCGCCGCCCCACCGTCCTCACCATCCAGCGGGCGAGGCAGACCCTCTGCGCCGCCAAGGTGAAGCTCATCCTTGCGGTTCTCACCTTCTCCTTCATCATTTACGTCTCCTCCAAGCTCAGCTCCTTCATGGGTTGGAACCCTCACTATCCTTCATTCGTTTCTTCTCCCTCAAG GGGTGGCTATACTGTGCTGATAAACAGTTGGAAGCAGAGCTCCGTCCTTAAACAATCTGTTGCTCATTATGCATCATGTCGTAGTGTTGAAAGAATACATGTGTCATGGAGTGGAAGTGAACCACCATCGGAGAAGCTGATAGCCCGTCTAAATGAGATTGCTGTTCTGAAGTCCGAGGGAGCTCAGAAAGCAGACTTTATATTTGAGGTCATTTCGGGAGATCAATTAGCCAGCAGGTTTAGGCCAAAAAGCTACCCCAACACTGATGCGATTTTCTCAGTTGATGACAATGTGATTGTTCCGTGCCCTTCTCTGGATTTTGCTTTCTCTGTCTGGCAAACTGCTCCATTGTCAATGGTGGGATTCGTTCCTCGAACACACTCAGTAAATAAGGAG gATGGTGGTCAGTTTGGTGGACGGGAACTTATACCATGGTTCTCTCAAAGGCTGCATTCTTTCACAGGAAATACTTGGACTTTTATGCTCATATGTCTCCGTCGATTCAGAACTATGTTGCTAACGAGAG GAGTTGTGAAGACATCGCAATGTCCCTCCTCGTTGCTAATGTTACAGGTGCTCCTCCGGTATGGGTCAAAG GCAAAATCTATGAGATTGGGGCATCTTCCATTGGCAGTCTGA
- the LOC112802761 gene encoding glycosylinositol phosphorylceramide mannosyl transferase 1 isoform X1, translating into MSSVHIDIADDAAAAATDGFYSPAKQKAANRRPTVLTIQRARQTLCAAKVKLILAVLTFSFIIYVSSKLSSFMGWNPHYPSFVSSPSRGGYTVLINSWKQSSVLKQSVAHYASCRSVERIHVSWSGSEPPSEKLIARLNEIAVLKSEGAQKADFIFEVISGDQLASRFRPKSYPNTDAIFSVDDNVIVPCPSLDFAFSVWQTAPLSMVGFVPRTHSVNKEQNNVAYYIYEGWWSVWWTGTYTMVLSKAAFFHRKYLDFYAHMSPSIQNYVANERSCEDIAMSLLVANVTGAPPVWVKGKIYEIGASSIGSLRGRSRLRNKCLNDLISHFGIMPLVPTNFKAVSAKNEWLW; encoded by the exons ATGTCCTCCGTCCACATCGACATCGCCGACGATGCTGCCGCCGCAGCCACCGACGGTTTTTATTCTCCGGCCAAGCAGAAGGCCGCGAACCGCCGCCCCACCGTCCTCACCATCCAGCGGGCGAGGCAGACCCTCTGCGCCGCCAAGGTGAAGCTCATCCTTGCGGTTCTCACCTTCTCCTTCATCATTTACGTCTCCTCCAAGCTCAGCTCCTTCATGGGTTGGAACCCTCACTATCCTTCATTCGTTTCTTCTCCCTCAAG GGGTGGCTATACTGTGCTGATAAACAGTTGGAAGCAGAGCTCCGTCCTTAAACAATCTGTTGCTCATTATGCATCATGTCGTAGTGTTGAAAGAATACATGTGTCATGGAGTGGAAGTGAACCACCATCGGAGAAGCTGATAGCCCGTCTAAATGAGATTGCTGTTCTGAAGTCCGAGGGAGCTCAGAAAGCAGACTTTATATTTGAGGTCATTTCGGGAGATCAATTAGCCAGCAGGTTTAGGCCAAAAAGCTACCCCAACACTGATGCGATTTTCTCAGTTGATGACAATGTGATTGTTCCGTGCCCTTCTCTGGATTTTGCTTTCTCTGTCTGGCAAACTGCTCCATTGTCAATGGTGGGATTCGTTCCTCGAACACACTCAGTAAATAAGGAG CAAAATAATGTtgcatattatatatatgaaggATGGTGGTCAGTTTGGTGGACGGGAACTTATACCATGGTTCTCTCAAAGGCTGCATTCTTTCACAGGAAATACTTGGACTTTTATGCTCATATGTCTCCGTCGATTCAGAACTATGTTGCTAACGAGAG GAGTTGTGAAGACATCGCAATGTCCCTCCTCGTTGCTAATGTTACAGGTGCTCCTCCGGTATGGGTCAAAG GCAAAATCTATGAGATTGGGGCATCTTCCATTGGCAGTCTGAGAGGGAGAAGCCGACTGAGAAACAAATGTCTCAACGATTTAATATCACATTTCGGTATTATGCCTCTTGTTCCGACTAATTTCAAAGCGGTTAGCGCTAAGAATGAATGGCTATGGTAG
- the LOC112802761 gene encoding glycosylinositol phosphorylceramide mannosyl transferase 1 isoform X3, producing the protein MSSVHIDIADDAAAAATDGFYSPAKQKAANRRPTVLTIQRARQTLCAAKVKLILAVLTFSFIIYVSSKLSSFMGWNPHYPSFVSSPSRGGYTVLINSWKQSSVLKQSVAHYASCRSVERIHVSWSGSEPPSEKLIARLNEIAVLKSEGAQKADFIFEVISGDQLASRFRPKSYPNTDAIFSVDDNVIVPCPSLDFAFSVWQTAPLSMVGFVPRTHSVNKEQNNVAYYIYEGWWSVWWTGTYTMVLSKAAFFHRKYLDFYAHMSPSIQNYVANERSCEDIAMSLLVANVTGAPPVWVKGSSSLFLL; encoded by the exons ATGTCCTCCGTCCACATCGACATCGCCGACGATGCTGCCGCCGCAGCCACCGACGGTTTTTATTCTCCGGCCAAGCAGAAGGCCGCGAACCGCCGCCCCACCGTCCTCACCATCCAGCGGGCGAGGCAGACCCTCTGCGCCGCCAAGGTGAAGCTCATCCTTGCGGTTCTCACCTTCTCCTTCATCATTTACGTCTCCTCCAAGCTCAGCTCCTTCATGGGTTGGAACCCTCACTATCCTTCATTCGTTTCTTCTCCCTCAAG GGGTGGCTATACTGTGCTGATAAACAGTTGGAAGCAGAGCTCCGTCCTTAAACAATCTGTTGCTCATTATGCATCATGTCGTAGTGTTGAAAGAATACATGTGTCATGGAGTGGAAGTGAACCACCATCGGAGAAGCTGATAGCCCGTCTAAATGAGATTGCTGTTCTGAAGTCCGAGGGAGCTCAGAAAGCAGACTTTATATTTGAGGTCATTTCGGGAGATCAATTAGCCAGCAGGTTTAGGCCAAAAAGCTACCCCAACACTGATGCGATTTTCTCAGTTGATGACAATGTGATTGTTCCGTGCCCTTCTCTGGATTTTGCTTTCTCTGTCTGGCAAACTGCTCCATTGTCAATGGTGGGATTCGTTCCTCGAACACACTCAGTAAATAAGGAG CAAAATAATGTtgcatattatatatatgaaggATGGTGGTCAGTTTGGTGGACGGGAACTTATACCATGGTTCTCTCAAAGGCTGCATTCTTTCACAGGAAATACTTGGACTTTTATGCTCATATGTCTCCGTCGATTCAGAACTATGTTGCTAACGAGAG GAGTTGTGAAGACATCGCAATGTCCCTCCTCGTTGCTAATGTTACAGGTGCTCCTCCGGTATGGGTCAAAGGTAgctcttctctctttctccttTAA
- the LOC112802761 gene encoding uncharacterized protein isoform X2: MSSVHIDIADDAAAAATDGFYSPAKQKAANRRPTVLTIQRARQTLCAAKVKLILAVLTFSFIIYVSSKLSSFMGWNPHYPSFVSSPSRGGYTVLINSWKQSSVLKQSVAHYASCRSVERIHVSWSGSEPPSEKLIARLNEIAVLKSEGAQKADFIFEVISGDQLASRFRPKSYPNTDAIFSVDDNVIVPCPSLDFAFSVWQTAPLSMVGFVPRTHSVNKEDGGQFGGRELIPWFSQRLHSFTGNTWTFMLICLRRFRTMLLTRGVVKTSQCPSSLLMLQVLLRYGSKVALLSFSFKPLQIFNHRQNL; encoded by the exons ATGTCCTCCGTCCACATCGACATCGCCGACGATGCTGCCGCCGCAGCCACCGACGGTTTTTATTCTCCGGCCAAGCAGAAGGCCGCGAACCGCCGCCCCACCGTCCTCACCATCCAGCGGGCGAGGCAGACCCTCTGCGCCGCCAAGGTGAAGCTCATCCTTGCGGTTCTCACCTTCTCCTTCATCATTTACGTCTCCTCCAAGCTCAGCTCCTTCATGGGTTGGAACCCTCACTATCCTTCATTCGTTTCTTCTCCCTCAAG GGGTGGCTATACTGTGCTGATAAACAGTTGGAAGCAGAGCTCCGTCCTTAAACAATCTGTTGCTCATTATGCATCATGTCGTAGTGTTGAAAGAATACATGTGTCATGGAGTGGAAGTGAACCACCATCGGAGAAGCTGATAGCCCGTCTAAATGAGATTGCTGTTCTGAAGTCCGAGGGAGCTCAGAAAGCAGACTTTATATTTGAGGTCATTTCGGGAGATCAATTAGCCAGCAGGTTTAGGCCAAAAAGCTACCCCAACACTGATGCGATTTTCTCAGTTGATGACAATGTGATTGTTCCGTGCCCTTCTCTGGATTTTGCTTTCTCTGTCTGGCAAACTGCTCCATTGTCAATGGTGGGATTCGTTCCTCGAACACACTCAGTAAATAAGGAG gATGGTGGTCAGTTTGGTGGACGGGAACTTATACCATGGTTCTCTCAAAGGCTGCATTCTTTCACAGGAAATACTTGGACTTTTATGCTCATATGTCTCCGTCGATTCAGAACTATGTTGCTAACGAGAG GAGTTGTGAAGACATCGCAATGTCCCTCCTCGTTGCTAATGTTACAGGTGCTCCTCCGGTATGGGTCAAAGGTAgctcttctctctttctccttTAAGCCACTTCAAATCTTCAATCACAG GCAAAATCTATGA
- the LOC112802758 gene encoding receptor-like serine/threonine-protein kinase At2g45590 produces the protein MRSNSVRDWWWKQDNEEVAASGSGSNPVGESKTVKDYVMEWIGRDVDKERPKGEWVGGEGGQLGKQEKKKMKKKKSRKHQLEWWESMEEEKFDDVLKKEKRRPAREWWKEEYGEELEKKKKKKKKRKGLNSDDDDGNGSEWWVSDDVLYGDRNLKKAKSKSRNNRGGTDWWLEGLSGDLWRTRRNSFDSASGEIPKSGGVSSTPSMRGTVCYVAPEYGYSGDVSENCDVYSFGVLLLVIISGRRPLQVNGSPLSEFHRANLLSWARHCARNGKLVELVDQSIQSLDKDQALLCIKVALLCVLKSPARRPSMKEVVGMLSGELEPPQLPIEYSPSTPSRFPFKTRKKGR, from the coding sequence ATGAGGAGTAATTCAGTGAGGGATTGGTGGTGGAAGCAGGACAATGAGGAGGTTGCAGCCTCAGGATCAGGATCAAATCCTGTTGGGGAGAGTAAGACGGTGAAGGATTATGTGATGGAGTGGATTGGGAGGGATGTTGATAAGGAAAGGCCAAAGGGCGAATGGGTTGGAGGAGAAGGTGGGCAATTGGGGaagcaagagaagaagaaaatgaagaagaagaagagtaggaAGCACCAATTGGAATGGTGGGAATCAATGGAGGAGGAGAAGTTTGATGATGTtctaaagaaggagaagaggaggcCGGCGAGAGAGTGGTGGAAGGAGGAGTACGGTGAAGAGctcgaaaagaagaagaagaagaagaaaaagaggaagggATTGAACAGCGATGATGATGATGGCAATGGGAGTGAGTGGTGGGTGAGCGATGATGTTTTGTATGGGGATAGGAATTTGAAGAAGGCCAAGAGCAAGAGCAGGAATAACCGTGGAGGCACAGATTGGTGGTTGGAGGGGCTAAGTGGCGACTTATGGAGAACTCGCCGGAACAGCTTCGATTCAGCTAGTGGAGAAATTCCAAAGAGTGGTGGTGTGAGTAGTACTCCAAGCATGAGGGGCACCGTTTGTTATGTTGCTCCGGAGTATGGCTACAGCGGAGATGTCTCAGAGAATTGTGATGTATATAGTTTTGGTGTCTTGTTGCTAGTTATCATTTCAGGGAGGCGACCCCTTCAGGTGAACGGTTCGCCATTGTCCGAGTTTCACCGTGCAAATCTGTTGTCTTGGGCGCGACATTGCGCTAGAAATGGGAAGCTCGTCGAGCTGGTTGATCAGTCTATTCAGTCATTAGATAAGGATCAGGCTCTTCTATGTATCAAGGTGGCTTTGCTTTGTGTGCTTAAGTCCCCTGCTCGCCGCCCTTCGATGAAAGAGGTTGTGGGAATGCTTTCCGGGGAGTTGGAGCCACCCCAATTGCCCATTGAATACTCGCCTTCGACCCCTTCTCGATTCCCATTCAAGACCCGGAAGAAAGGCCGGTGA